A section of the Pan paniscus chromosome 7, NHGRI_mPanPan1-v2.0_pri, whole genome shotgun sequence genome encodes:
- the LOC134730919 gene encoding exonuclease GOR, with protein sequence MLRATAPCWFPPGYPEAKKVAEEAALEAPEFPLPSHQPAQSFGLRVPQMHNQASAFVDIQAEPQNRGPAVPPACPKVVTEACYFPAQRGSACCLPAAPRLTERPSGVRISAPRKRKTIAQSSSPCLVTGCTDAKRTRVASSSQRSSGSKVGRQPGKTRNRSGMACKTTTTISSKRIVRRPSLPSLKKPIVLRRSGCQVPTVLRRGYLQLFTEECLKFCASKQEAEEKALNEEKVAYDCSPNKNRYLNVVLNTLKRLKGLTPSSMPGLSRAALYSRLQEFLLSQDQLEENGYPFPHPERPGGAVLFTGQGKGPGDSSCRVCCRCGTEYLVSSSGRCVRDQLCYYHWGRVRSSQVAGGRVSQYTCCAAAPGSVGCQVAKQHVRDGRKDSLDGFVETFKKELSRDAYPGIYALDCEMCYTTHGLELTRVTVVDADMRVVYDTFVKPDNEIVDYNTRFSGVTEADVAKTSITLPQVQAILLSFFSAQTILIGHSLESDLLALKLIHSTVVDTAVLFPHYLGFPYKRSLRNLAADYLGQIIQDSQDGHNSSEDANACLQLVMWKVRQRAQIQPRHRSASPAALACPWPQAPSTTAISPESSPCPPRRKAKETGAVDGRRGQKAKSNPNRPLPVPRNPCRGPSGLSPSLCPSQTSVLPLIASRSTEPPLPVPRVPAAPPRACPHPSAHPRPLSLHH encoded by the coding sequence atgttgcgagccacagctccctgctggttcccacctggatacccagaagctaagaaggtggccgaggaggcggccctcgaggctccagaattccccctgccctctcatcagcctgcccagagcttcgggctccgggtgccccagatgcacaaccaggcctccgcatttgtggacatccaggcggagccccagaacaggggtccggcggtgcccccagcgtgtcccaaggtggtgacggaggcgtgctacttccctgcacagaggggatcggcctgctgcttgccagccgccccaaggctgacagagaggccctcgggagtccgcatctcagcccccaggaagaggaagacgatcgcccagtcttccagcccttgcttggtcacaggttgcacagatgccaagagaacccgcgtggccagcagcagccaacgctccagtggctccaaggtcggcagacagccagggaagacgcgcaacaggtcagggatggcatgcaagaccaccaccaccatcagctctaagcgaatcgtccgtcgtccatccttaccgagtttgaagaaacctattgtcctccgaaggtctgggtgccaagtccccaccgtcctccgccgaggctatctccaactgttcaccgaagagtgtctcaagttctgcgcctccaagcaggaggccgaggagaaggcgctgaacgaggagaaggtggcctacgactgcagccccaacaagaacaggtacctgaacgtggtcctgaacaccctcaagagactgaagggcctgacccccagctccatgccgggcctcagcagggccgccctgtacagccgcctccaggagttcctgctcagccaggaccagctcgaggagaacggctaccccttcccgcaccccgagcggcccggaggcgccgtcctcttcactggccaggggaaggggcccggcgactcctcctgcagggtctgctgccgttgtggcaccgagtacctggtgtcctcctcgggccgctgtgtacgcgaccagttgtgttattatcactgggggcgggtccgctcgagccaggtggctggaggccgggttagccagtacacctgctgtgcagctgctcctggctctgtgggctgccaggtggcaaagcagcacgtgcgggacggccgcaaggacagcctcgatggcttcgtggagaccttcaagaaagagttgtccagagacgcttatccaggaatctacgccttggactgtgagatgtgctacaccacgcatggcctagagctgacccgcgtcaccgtggtggacgccgacatgcgagtggtgtacgacaccttcgtcaagcccgacaacgagatcgtggactacaacaccaggttttccggagtcaccgaggccgacgtcgccaagacgagcatcaccttgccccaagtgcaagccatcctgctgagctttttcagcgcccaaaccatcctcatcgggcacagcctggagagcgatctgctggccctgaagctcatccacagcaccgtggtggacacggccgtgctcttcccgcactacctgggtttcccctacaagcgttccctcaggaatctcgcggccgactacctgggacagatcatccaggacagccaggacggccacaactccagcgaggacgcaaacgcctgcctgcagctggtgatgtggaaggtccgacagcgcgcccagatccagccacgccaccggtccgcctctcccgccgccctggcctgtccttggccccaggccccttccacaaccgccatcagtcctgagagctcaccctgtccacctcgccgcaaggccaaagaaaccggagcagtcgacggcaggagagggcaaaaagccaagagtaaccccaaccggccactcccagtcccccggaatccctgccgcggaccctcgggcctgtccccatccctctgcccttcccagacctctgtccttccactaatcgcctcccgcagcaccgagccgccactcccagtcccccgagtccctgccgcgccccctcgcgcctgtccacatccctctgcccatccgagacctctgtccttacaccactag